In Setaria italica strain Yugu1 chromosome I, Setaria_italica_v2.0, whole genome shotgun sequence, the genomic window CAATATGTATGCATCGCTCAAATGAAGCTCATTTGCCACGCTGAACGACTTTAAGCTTCCAAAATATTGTTACCATCGTCTCTGAACTCTGACCTCAAAGTCTGTTCGCTGTCCTCAACCACTACACAATCATGGACATACACGCATTTTGTTCAAAAGATGATTCGATCAGAGTACTTTGTAGCTAGATACTGTCTGTCGCTTCGTTTTAAAATTCTGACGACAGAGCGAAGCGTGTTGGCTGCttgtcttccttctccttcttcagaATGCCAAATATATACTACTGCTGAACTACCTTCAAGTAGACAAGTACGACGTAGCTAGCGTTGGCTTCTCCCCAAGGCTTTCGGGTCAAATGGGACAGCCGAATGAGATCGAGCTAGTCCTGTGACGGGTGAACAACTAAGACGACGGACGTCAGTGTAGGCTTGCTCAGCCTCGGATGAAAGTAACAGTGAAACAACCATGCATTACGAAAGAAAAGAGCATCTACAGAAGATTACACACGGATACATCGACGTATTCTCCTTACATCGGAGGAGTGGTTGTGCAGTCCGCATCACATGTACTACGTTAATTTCATTCTCTTCATGCGTGACACAACCCACTGACCCAGTATGTGTGGTAGAATAGCCTCTGACTACTCCACGCCACACAGGTAAACAGCGATGGTGCAACGGCTACGAGTTGAGTTGAACCGATGCAACTGGTGGAACTTAACAATGTActtcctccgtctcaaattactatttatttttagcttttttaattcataacttttgctatgcacctagatatatgatATGtaactagaaaagttaaaacaaatagtaatttaggacagaAGGAGTAGTAATCAGCAGTGTTCCCACCACTTAACCCTTCACGCAATTTAACAAATATTTTGTCAGCGATAGGTCATGGACAATAACAGTAATAATATTTCAACCCTCCGTTTGGTTGACTAAAAATTCTAAACCAACCAGCATGCACAATTCTTCAAATTAACCCATGTTATTGAAAATAAACTCAGCCAAGACAGTTTTCACATTAATTTGATTTGGACCATATAAGCTATACATGTCGGTGTCCAAcattaatttgaaaataaagttgCTTCCACTGCCCAAAACAATAGCCTTACCTAACCTAATTAGCAAAGACTCAGTAGCCAGTACGCATAAAAGTGGCAAAGCTACACATTGTAATTAGTACGTCATCATTAGCCTCACTATATAGTTACTTTCAATTTGATAGAGAATTATTCGAGCATGACACACTGCGAGTGAGTTACATGACACAGCCAGTAACTTTCACCTGCCACTGCAGCAGAGCAGCTAATCCTGGTCAAAGCCATTTCCCAACGGCTAAACCCCGCGCCTATAAAACCACCGGCCTCCAAAACCCGCACCTCGCTTCGCGTCGCGTCCTTCCTCGCGCCGAtcgcctctcctctcctctcctctccatcACCACCCCGCTCCGCACCCATCAAACCCTCGCGCCGGCAGGCGCGATGCCGTcctctgccgcggcggcgcggctgcgggagctggcgccggcgccagggGCGGAGCTCGACGCCCccggcgcggccgcgctcgccgagTGCTGCGTGGGCCTCCtccgcaccggcggcggcggcggcgacaccgaGGCCACGCGCGAGGCGCTCGAGGCGCTTTGCGCCGCGGGCGGAGGGGAGGCGATGCGGGGCCACGCCGATGGGCTCGCGCCGCTGGTCGTGGCGCGGCTTGGGGACGGCGACGCGGCCGTGCGGGAGGCCGCTAGGAGGTTCCTCGTCCTACTCATGGAGGTACACGTACACCCGTCGTGGCATTCGATCGCTTTTATTCACTCCTTAAGATTGTACTGGTGCTGCGACTTAGAAATGATTAATCTAGCTATTACATTTACAGCCGGGGTTTTTCATGAGTAGGACGGGTGTACGTGTACCTCCATGAGTAGGGTATGAATATTGTTCCAAATCAGCCCGAACTAATGATATTGGCATGAACAAAGGACCGATTAGGGGGAAACCATTCTGGTGTGGAGAATTCTGTACGAGTAATTATTTGTGTACAGAGTATGAATGGTACCTTATGCAATTTATTCGGTGCAAAAATCTTCAGGTCTCGTACTGTCCGTTAATATTTAACTATTATCTACTTGTTACAATGTATCTTATGTTCTGAATTCATAATGGGGGTTTGGTCATACTAATAAAAGAACAGATAGAAATTTCAAGGACtcgttgcaacttgcaagtccCAGAAAACATTAGTTACTGTGAGTTATGCGGTGATTTGCGCTTAGTAATTGCGTGGTCAGAAAGTTGTTGATGTTGCAGATGAAGGAGATGAATGCAAGAACGGAAAGCACACATCCAAATTCTTGCATGTCAGACACAGATGATCAACACGTTCATTGTGCGacaatcaagatggaattttctGATACCAGTCAAGTAAGGAAAAGTTCCAAAGAAAAGATCAGCACGAGAGATATCTCACTTCTTGCAGGTACATTGGGCTTCCATTCAGTTTTTCAGGCTATTCGGGTGTGAAGTATGTAGTTTGTTTCTATATCCAACAAGAGCCTTGTATGAATTGATAAATCAGAAATTAGTATatcacaaatatttttttattaagtCCATGATATAATTTGATGCTCAGAATAGTATAAAGTGTCATAAAAACCAGATGAATAATACTTTCAATAGCTAAACCAAATTGCCATTATGAAAACGTAAGTTGGAGGGAGTTAGCTGGTTATGCACCCCATGTAGGAGTACCGGTGCAATTTTGTGGTTAGTTTTTTATCTTACCATATCAGTTCCTGATTACTGGGAGATAATATGTCATCCTTTATTTGTTGTAGGAGAAGGAGACATTACAAGGAAATTAATTGAACCTATAAAGGTTTTCTCTGAGAAGGACCTACTAAGGGAAATAGAAAAAGTAGTATCTACTTTGCAGCCAGACAATGAGTGGTCAATCCGGATAACTGCAATGCAAAGAGTGGAAGGCTTAGTGCTTGGAGGTTCCTAATTGTGTTGGCTTTACCGTACACATTAATAAAATGTTTAAATTTATCAGTTGAAGAAGTGTGGGAGTTCTTTAAAGGACCTTTTCTATTGCATCTTTATGCCAGGTGCTGCAGACTATTCAGCCTTTCCCATGCTCCTAAAACAGCTTGTGACCCCTCTAATAACTCAGCTTCTGGATAGGAGATCAAGCGTTGTGAAACAGGTTTGGTCATTTGTGGTTTCATGTTTGCAACCTAACTTGCTCTAATCGTTTGAGGAAAGAGAATTCTACTTACATGTACTGCAAATTGACAAAATCGCCGTGTTGGTACCTTATTAGATTTGCATGACCCGAAAATAGACATGATGTGTGATTGTCAAATATCCTAGTGAATAGAACATGCTATACTTCGTCCTTTTTTGGGCACTTGCTGAATTGCTATTTTCTATTTTGATTACCTGTAGGCATGTCATTTACTAAACTTCCTATCGAAAGAGCTACTACGTGACTTTGAACCATACGCAGAGCTGCTTATTCCGGTATGCTGTTGCTTTCGTTCTATATCCACTGTTAACAACTATCAGTGTCAGCCTGATGTATCTGATTGAATCCACCGTGTTACTCAAACCCACAGGTCCTCCTTAAGAACGTCGTAATCACCATTCTTGTAATTGCTGAGTCTGCTGATAACTGTATAAAAGAGGTATACATGCTGAAGAGCTTGCTCTGGCCATTTTGATTTCTTGTTGTTTGATTATTGCTCTCTCTGTGCACAGATGCTAAGGAACTGTAAGGTAGCTCGTATACTACCAAGGATTATTGAATTTGCAAAGAATGATAGAAGTGCTGTTCTTCGTGCCAGGTAAGAAGCACCAATCTGGTATAGCAATAGTACTTGGCAGAAGCTTAAAAAGGTTTTCCCAATTGCAGGTGCTGCGAATATGCAATACTAATGCTAGAGTACTGGGTTGATACTCCAGAAATACAGAGATCAGCTGATGCGTACGAAGATCTAATCAAATATTGTATAGCAGATGCAACTAGCGAGGTATTTACATTCTGCCATTCGTACATCTACATTGGTGTTCTGTTTGTGAGAAATGCCAGTTAGAATTTTGATTGGGATAGCACAAGGTGTTTCTTCCTCCTGTAAATTTGGAGCACGTTTTAGTGTCCTTTTTTTAGCAAATAGTTGGATATAGCACATAGATAATTGGTTCATTAAACTATACGGTGAACTTATGAGTAGCCCGTTGTCTGTCAAGTCATATTACTATCAATATATGCTCTACATTGAACAGAAAAGGGGGGAAATGAAAACCTGGACTGCTATGGTTTCTTCTTAGCTGCAGATCTTTAATCAATCTATAAGAGAGAATTattgtataatttttttgcaTTTGTTGCCCTACAAaataaaatagtgcatttgTTTCTttgaccttttctttttgatAGTCATGGGTTATGTGGTGTATATCAACTGAAAGATGCCTGTGAAAAATCTATAATTCTCTGCTTCTGGTACTCAACTTCTGATTCTGGCCAGTTGTTTCAAGTGGTCTTCTTTTTGTAGAAATCCTCTGATTTATTTGGCTCTTTTCCAATTCCAAGGTTCGATCAAGCGCTAGGGCATGCTACAGGATGTTCTCAAGGATATGGCCTGAGCGTTCACGCCAGTTGTACTCGTCTTTTGAACCATCCAGACAGAAAGTATATGCTCAAACTGATTCTCCCGTAAACATATCTTTCTTTTGTGAATTTATCAGACATATTTTCCCGATTGATCATATAGTATaacttgcttttttttttaaaaaaacattgtAGATGATAAATGATGAAGATGCTGAGACACATCAAAGGCATCTTCCTCCAGTAGAAAGTGTTAAACTAAGTCAACCTCAACTTAGTTCTTGCACTCCTGCTGTAATGGACAAAGTTGTTAAGGTTGATTCTGAGACATCATTTTCTTCTGGAGACCTGCAACCATCACAAAGACTATACCACCAGTATGATGATATGGCCTCAAAAGCGCAAGATCAAAGCAGTAAGGATGACACTTTGGCTATTGGAAGTTCTTTTGAAGATAAGACCACACTGGGAAAGGAAGAAAACACAAACAGAGATACTGGTAAATGCGATTCAGGTACCTGTCATTAGAAAACAATTCTATAATTCcctgtaaaagaaaaaaatgttctttttgtttgtttaaCTGGAAATATTAGGCTCCACTGACCAATGTCTTCCATAATTTCAGACAAAAGTGCAGGTGTCAATTCATCATCTTGTGACCTGCCATCTGCTGCTCCAATTGCAACGGGGGCACCTTCAGAGATGCCATTAACTGAAGCAGATGTTGTAACAATTGTTCAAGATAAGGTTGAATGTGTTCCAAATGCTGAACAGATAACTCCTCAGCAAGTTCAAGGATCAGAAGATCCTTCTGAGTTGACGAGCTTGTCACCTGCCGTTAACTTGAGAGGATCAGGGAACTTGCTAAAACAAAATCCTATTGAAGAAAGCTCTGATGCCGGATCAGGTGGAAAACTAGGTCCTCAGCAGGAGAGGAAGCACTGTTTTAGCACTCCTAAGAAGAGTGCTGTTTCTAAGGAGCCACGTAATAGTTACACTCCTAACTTTCGGCGACCTCTCTTGAGTAAGCAGATGACAAATTGGTTTTATGCCAGTACCAAAAGTGATTTAGATGAGAAGAAACTCATTTTGGGTGAAATGATAAGCAACATGGATCTGCCCTCATCTCTCACAGAGGCACTCTCTTTAGGTCTTAACCCAAGGTCAGATTGGATGATGAAGGTATATGCACTTGATTTCTTAAAGCAGTGTTTGCTAGAACGTGGACCAAAAGGCATTCAGGAGGTTGCACAAAATTTTGAGAAGGTTATGAGGCTTGTTTGTCGGTATCTTGATGATCCCCATCACAAAGTGGCACAGGCTGCTCTCTCATCACTAGCTGAGATCATGCCGGCTTTCAAGAAGCCTTTTGAACATTATCTCGACAAGACACTGCCCCATATTTTCTCTCGTTTAAATGATCCAAAGGAATCAATTAAGCAGCAGTGCTTGGCAATTTTGAAACATGCAAGTGAAATTTATTTCATTGATTCTCTCTTACCCGCCTTACTTCGTTCACTCGATGAGCAGAAATCTCCCAAGTCAAAACTGGCAGTTCTCGAGTTTGCAAATGCCTCTTTTGTAAAATGCACAATCAATTCTGAAAGCTATTCTAGCAGCAGTTTCCTTAAGCCATGGTTTGGAAAACTTGCCCTTTTGTTTAAGGATAAAAGCAAAAAACTGAAGGAGGTTGTGGTGGTTGGTTTCTCATCAATTTATTCCCATTATGATCCTGCATCAATGTTAAGCTTTTTGGTCAGCATGTCAATGGAAGAACAGAAGCGGCTAATACGGGCAATGAAGCAACTAATACCAAAGATAGAAAGTGATATAGAAGAGTTCTTGCAGCAAAGGAGACATAAGCAAAGGGCTCCATCTTTTGACATCTTTACTGCTAAATCACCACTTCATCCTGCATCTCAATCTGCTAAATCACCACTCCATCCTGCATATCGATCTGCTAAATCACCACTTCGTCACACGTATCAATATGCTAAATCTCCGATACATCCCACATACCGATCTGCTAAATCACCGATGCATCCAGCACATCAATCTAATTCTGTTAAGACTGATGATTGTTTCAGTTCTGCACTTCAGTGTCTCCCAAATATTTCTTTGGAAGCCCAGGAGTGCTGTTCTGAGAGGATTGAGTTTGAATCCAGTAACAAATCTTATGATCACAAAGCTGAAATGATGGACAAGAAGTCCAGTACCCTGAGGCCAAGGAACAGTCTCCCGAGAAGAATTGACTTCAGTGTGATATCAGATAACATAGTTCAAAGTGCAAGGAGAGACAGTCAGACTATGAAGATGTTTGATGAACCAAATGCAAGTGAACTGAGCATAAATATCAGAAATCACGAAGTCACAGGGAATGGCTGCCAGGATCATAAGGTAAGTATTTTCCAGTCAGTTGTTCACTTTTTCTCTCTCCTAAAATAACACTTTCCAGATACAACATCGTAATTCTAACAATCTGTAACCTGCTGATGTTTTGTTTGAAAACTATTTTAGCTTTCTCTCATTTCTGCAACAGTTAGGTTGATGTCTCTCTCTTTTGAGATTTATTTTACAAAGTTGGGCAACAGATTCCACTTTCTATTTACAGGATACTGTAAGGCAACCAGAAGAAGTTTCAGAGATGAATGGACATTGTGTGCCCACCAAGGTTAGATTAGACCGCACTGTTCTTGTTCCGTATGTTGTGTCACCCTAATGGTAATTTTTCAGGGGTGTTCGTTCTCCACTGGTTACTTAGCTGGCTGTGACCTCATCTTGAACTCATTTTCAGAATTTACACCAGATGTCTTCTTCCCTTCTTGAGATGCTTGATGATCCAGATGTGCCCACAAGGGAGCTTGCACTTTCTCTATTGGTTGAAATTCTTGAAAAACACGTAAGCGTTTCTGGAACTCCTTAACAGTGACTACTTGTTTCCTGCATGTGCCATTATTGTATGCCATCTTCCATGAAAATGACCCCTGCCTTGCCCTTTCCGTCCAGAGGAAGGCAATGGAGAGTTGCGTGGAAATTCTCATAGTTAAATTGCTGCATGCAACCAAAGATGCGGCCTTGAAGGTATACACACTTGCAGTGCATGCTTCAGCTCGCATTTGCTGATGCAACCATAAAGTGGGCCTCTGAAGCCTTTATGTCATTGTCACTGCAGGTTGTAAATCAGGCCCATATCTGCTTGACAACTGTGGTCACTCAGTTTGACCCACTGCGATGCCTTGGGGTACGCTTGATTTGCATTTTTGTTAGTTTTATGGCTGTGGATGTCTCTTGAACTGAATCTGGTGGAGAGACCTTGAACAACTTGTTACCTGTCTTTCCCCCCACTTCAACTGCCCTTTGTTTATTTCTCTTGTAACTATGCAGGCCATTTCTTCTCAGTTGGCCTGCCAAGATGAGAAAATTCTTATTATCAGCATCAATAGTTTGAGCAAGGTAATCAGCCCAGCGAGTTTCATTGCGTTAATCCTACATTTCTCATGTCTGCAAACCAGTTCAAAGCTAGTACTATGAACCTCAATTTGGCTTTTATATATTCATGGATTGAACTCTGAGTCAACTAGGATTTAGCTGCATGTGTACAGCTCATTGTCTAACTTTGACCCGTGTTATGAGTTAGGTGGCGTACAGCTAGCTTATCTTTCCCATTTTGGATATTGCTAATCTttattcttccttttttttgcagCTTGTGATTCGATTGTCACAGGAAAACCTCATGGCTCATCTGTCAACATTTCTTCCTGCACTTCTGGATGCATTTGAAAACCACAGCCCATATGTCCGCAAGGTTAATCCGCTCCCACTTTGCTCTAGAATGCCGTATTTAAGATCAGTCACTGTATTTTGGACAACTGTACTTCCTCATGTCCTCCAGATTACCTACAGTAAAGGTCATAGGAACGATTAGGAGCATAATATGTAGAAGTTGCACTAGTGATCAGCTTAGAAAAGCTTATAAATTTGTCAACTTGAGTCTGTTCAGTTAAAGGTCCACAGCTAAGAAGACCCTTACTGAACTATGTTGGCAAAACATCACATAAGAATTATGGTTAGAAACCTGAGCAACTTCCAGTAGCCTTGATAGCACATACTATTCATCAATGTGTTCATCGAACCAGAAAATTCAGTAGCATTTCTTGGGCACATGTTTGGTCTGTTCCCTTCGGTTAGCCGGGCCATATCCGTCTTTACTGAACACAGCTCAGGCCATATGGGGTAACTTTATTCCGATCCAGTCAACATGGAAGTCATGCATGTAAGCACCGGATCGGTGGACCCTGGTCGTTTTTCATGCATTCAGTGTGCATCCTGACACTACTCCCACACATACGCATGCTGTCTTCTTAGCAGTAAACATGACTGA contains:
- the LOC101770597 gene encoding CLIP-associated protein; this encodes MPSSAAAARLRELAPAPGAELDAPGAAALAECCVGLLRTGGGGGDTEATREALEALCAAGGGEAMRGHADGLAPLVVARLGDGDAAVREAARRFLVLLMEMKEMNARTESTHPNSCMSDTDDQHVHCATIKMEFSDTSQVRKSSKEKISTRDISLLAGEGDITRKLIEPIKVFSEKDLLREIEKVVSTLQPDNEWSIRITAMQRVEGLVLGGAADYSAFPMLLKQLVTPLITQLLDRRSSVVKQACHLLNFLSKELLRDFEPYAELLIPVLLKNVVITILVIAESADNCIKEMLRNCKVARILPRIIEFAKNDRSAVLRARCCEYAILMLEYWVDTPEIQRSADAYEDLIKYCIADATSEVRSSARACYRMFSRIWPERSRQLYSSFEPSRQKMINDEDAETHQRHLPPVESVKLSQPQLSSCTPAVMDKVVKVDSETSFSSGDLQPSQRLYHQYDDMASKAQDQSSKDDTLAIGSSFEDKTTLGKEENTNRDTGKCDSDKSAGVNSSSCDLPSAAPIATGAPSEMPLTEADVVTIVQDKVECVPNAEQITPQQVQGSEDPSELTSLSPAVNLRGSGNLLKQNPIEESSDAGSGGKLGPQQERKHCFSTPKKSAVSKEPRNSYTPNFRRPLLSKQMTNWFYASTKSDLDEKKLILGEMISNMDLPSSLTEALSLGLNPRSDWMMKVYALDFLKQCLLERGPKGIQEVAQNFEKVMRLVCRYLDDPHHKVAQAALSSLAEIMPAFKKPFEHYLDKTLPHIFSRLNDPKESIKQQCLAILKHASEIYFIDSLLPALLRSLDEQKSPKSKLAVLEFANASFVKCTINSESYSSSSFLKPWFGKLALLFKDKSKKLKEVVVVGFSSIYSHYDPASMLSFLVSMSMEEQKRLIRAMKQLIPKIESDIEEFLQQRRHKQRAPSFDIFTAKSPLHPASQSAKSPLHPAYRSAKSPLRHTYQYAKSPIHPTYRSAKSPMHPAHQSNSVKTDDCFSSALQCLPNISLEAQECCSERIEFESSNKSYDHKAEMMDKKSSTLRPRNSLPRRIDFSVISDNIVQSARRDSQTMKMFDEPNASELSINIRNHEVTGNGCQDHKDTVRQPEEVSEMNGHCVPTKNLHQMSSSLLEMLDDPDVPTRELALSLLVEILEKHRKAMESCVEILIVKLLHATKDAALKVVNQAHICLTTVVTQFDPLRCLGAISSQLACQDEKILIISINSLSKLVIRLSQENLMAHLSTFLPALLDAFENHSPYVRKAVMVCVVDTYLKLGPSLLPYLEGLDSAQLQLVTTYASRLSQPRFIAADG